One Lepus europaeus isolate LE1 unplaced genomic scaffold, mLepTim1.pri SCAFFOLD_29, whole genome shotgun sequence DNA segment encodes these proteins:
- the LOC133754812 gene encoding UDP-galactose translocator-like isoform X1 produces the protein MAAVGVGGSTAAAGPGAVSTGALAAGTARAAHRHLKYISLAVLVVQNASLILSIRYARTLPGDRFFATTAVVMAEGLKGLTCLLLLFAQKRGNVKHLVLFLHEAVLVQYVDTLKLAVPSLIYTLQNNLQYVAISNLPAATFQVPYQLKILTTALFSVLMLNRSLSRLQQASLLLIFTGVAIVQAQQAGGGGPRPLDQNPGAGLAAVVASCLSSGFAGVYFEKILKGSSGSVWLRNLQLGLFGTALGLVGLWWAEGTAVAHRGFFFGYTPAVWGVVLNQAFGGLLVAVVVKYADNILKGFATSLSIVLSTVASIRLFGFQLDPLFALGAGLLIGAVYLYSLPRGAAKAIASASSSASASGPCTQQQPWGSHRRRSCLPTVETSSRSPFYQSQCW, from the coding sequence ATGGCAGCGGTTGGGGTTGGCGGTTCCACCGCGGCGGCCGGACCAGGGGCGGTCTCCACGGGGGCGTTGGCAGCTGGGACCGCAAGGGCGGCTCACAGACACCTCAAGTACATATCCCTAGCTGTGCTGGTGGTCCAGAACGCCTCCCTCATCCTCAGCATCCGCTATGCCCGCACGCTGCCTGGGGACCGCTTCTTTGCCACCACCGCTGTGGTCATGGCCGAAGGGCTCAAGGGCCTCAcctgcctgctgctgctcttcGCCCAGAAGAGGGGTAATGTGAAACACCTGGTTCTCTTCCTCCACGAGGCTGTCCTGGTGCAGTACGTGGACACGCTCAAGCTTGCGGTGCCCTCCCTCATCTACACTTTGCAGAACAACCTCCAGTACGTTGCCATCTCCAATCTCCCAGCGGCCACTTTCCAGGTGCCGTACCAGCTGAAGATCCTGACCACGGCACTGTTCTCAGTGCTCATGCTGAACCGCAGCCTCTCCCGGCTGCAGCAGGCCTCCCTGCTGCTCATCTTCACTGGGGTCGCCATTGTCCAGGCACAGCAAGCTGGTGGGGGCGGCCCACGGCCACTGGATCAGAACCCTGGGGCAGGCCtcgcagctgttgtggcctccTGTCTCTCCTCGGGCTTTGCAGGCGTCTACTTTGAGAAGATCCTCAAAGGCAGCTCAGGTTCCGTGTGGCTGCGCAACCTGCAGCTGGGCCTCTTCggcacagccctgggcctggtgGGGCTCTGGTGGGCTGAGGGCACTGCTGTGGCACACCGCGGCTTCTTCTTTGGATATACACCTGCCGTCTGGGGTGTGGTGCTCAACCAGGCCTTCGGTGGGCTTCTGGTGGCTGTCGTTGTCAAGTATGCTGACAACATCCTCAAGGGCTTTGCCACCTCCCTGTCCATTGTGCTGTCCACTGTTGCCTCCATTCGCCTCTTTGGCTTCCAACTGGACCCATTATTTGCCCTTGGCGCTGGGCTCCTCATCGGTGCCGTCTACCTCTACAGCCTTCCCCGAGGTGCAGCCAAAGCCATagcttctgcctcctcctctgcctctgcgtcCGGGCCCTGCActcagcagcagccttggggcagCCACCGCCGCCGCAGCTGTCTTCCCACCGTGGAGACCTCGTCACGGAGCCCTTTCTACCAAAGTCAGTGCTGGTGA
- the LOC133754812 gene encoding UDP-galactose translocator-like isoform X2: MAAVGVGGSTAAAGPGAVSTGALAAGTARRGNVKHLVLFLHEAVLVQYVDTLKLAVPSLIYTLQNNLQYVAISNLPAATFQVPYQLKILTTALFSVLMLNRSLSRLQQASLLLIFTGVAIVQAQQAGGGGPRPLDQNPGAGLAAVVASCLSSGFAGVYFEKILKGSSGSVWLRNLQLGLFGTALGLVGLWWAEGTAVAHRGFFFGYTPAVWGVVLNQAFGGLLVAVVVKYADNILKGFATSLSIVLSTVASIRLFGFQLDPLFALGAGLLIGAVYLYSLPRGAAKAIASASSSASASGPCTQQQPWGSHRRRSCLPTVETSSRSPFYQSQCW, from the exons ATGGCAGCGGTTGGGGTTGGCGGTTCCACCGCGGCGGCCGGACCAGGGGCGGTCTCCACGGGGGCGTTGGCAGCTGGGACCGCAAGG AGGGGTAATGTGAAACACCTGGTTCTCTTCCTCCACGAGGCTGTCCTGGTGCAGTACGTGGACACGCTCAAGCTTGCGGTGCCCTCCCTCATCTACACTTTGCAGAACAACCTCCAGTACGTTGCCATCTCCAATCTCCCAGCGGCCACTTTCCAGGTGCCGTACCAGCTGAAGATCCTGACCACGGCACTGTTCTCAGTGCTCATGCTGAACCGCAGCCTCTCCCGGCTGCAGCAGGCCTCCCTGCTGCTCATCTTCACTGGGGTCGCCATTGTCCAGGCACAGCAAGCTGGTGGGGGCGGCCCACGGCCACTGGATCAGAACCCTGGGGCAGGCCtcgcagctgttgtggcctccTGTCTCTCCTCGGGCTTTGCAGGCGTCTACTTTGAGAAGATCCTCAAAGGCAGCTCAGGTTCCGTGTGGCTGCGCAACCTGCAGCTGGGCCTCTTCggcacagccctgggcctggtgGGGCTCTGGTGGGCTGAGGGCACTGCTGTGGCACACCGCGGCTTCTTCTTTGGATATACACCTGCCGTCTGGGGTGTGGTGCTCAACCAGGCCTTCGGTGGGCTTCTGGTGGCTGTCGTTGTCAAGTATGCTGACAACATCCTCAAGGGCTTTGCCACCTCCCTGTCCATTGTGCTGTCCACTGTTGCCTCCATTCGCCTCTTTGGCTTCCAACTGGACCCATTATTTGCCCTTGGCGCTGGGCTCCTCATCGGTGCCGTCTACCTCTACAGCCTTCCCCGAGGTGCAGCCAAAGCCATagcttctgcctcctcctctgcctctgcgtcCGGGCCCTGCActcagcagcagccttggggcagCCACCGCCGCCGCAGCTGTCTTCCCACCGTGGAGACCTCGTCACGGAGCCCTTTCTACCAAAGTCAGTGCTGGTGA